Part of the Zingiber officinale cultivar Zhangliang chromosome 8A, Zo_v1.1, whole genome shotgun sequence genome, TGCTGCTCCTTTAGGTATCGTTTTGCCGTAGCAGTCACTATTTTCACAAAGAAGTTAGCGAGCACGAGCAATATCACCGTATTCCATATCATCGTGAACGATAGGTTCCACTGCTGCTGCGCCTGAAGAACCAAAAACATTGGGATCAAAATGCTGCACTGAAAGAAGTTCCATGCTTGCCTTAACCACGAGAAGCATAAattctctcttccttttttttgaCCTACCGTTCCGTCTGGTTGGGGCGATTCTGGAACCGGGGAGGATAAATACTTGCCCTGTACCGTTCGTAATTTAGCAATAATGTTTGGCAGCACAGAAGATAGACCAGGGATCAGACCTAGCGCCCATATTAACTCATTCTCCAACCATTCCAAGAGTTGATTATTACACAGAGAAATAATGAAAACTGTCTGTGAAAGAATATCAAAGTTTAGTAAAAAAGGATCAAGGAAAACAATAAATGAAATCCAAACTCCACCAATAAAGCCAGCAATATACTTAAAGAGAATAACTAATGTATAACTAGACGAGAAGAAGATATTGTCTTTCATCTTATGCACCTTGTAAACACAGACATTCATAGTTTGTATGCTTTCTGCAGTTAATGACCAATTGGATAATCTATCTTTCCACACAACAGACTGCctgttgatttttcttttcttttttttccattGCAAAAATTCAGTACTAATGTACATCATCCCTGTTTCATTGAAAATTAACATTTTAACGCTTACCAAAGGCTATATTCCCCATATTTTGAGAACCACATACAATGATGTGGATTCTAAAACACAACTATTCATCTTCATTGTTCTTCCACATTCACTGCTCTCACCTTGCTCTATCATTCACTTTATCATTTTTGTCTCCATTCCACAGTGGGCCCTTACCCATCCAAAGTTCCTTCCCTCTTCCCATATATTGCAAGGACCAATGCAGTAGACATCAATATTCCTCAAATGCCACAGATGCAACCATTACAAAGAACTTTAGAATTCTTAACAAATGTGGATTGCATTAAAAGTATGTAGGATAGTTTCCATTAGGCGTCTTCCATTCCTACAAAGCTAAAGAAATCCTCCTTCAATCTTCTAAAAATAAATTGTGCAAATTGTTGTATAAAGAATATAATTCTCTATCTTTCATAGCCATTGTGCAGATTAATATATGGAAAATAAATAATGCAGCATCAACCAACATccctatttaattaatttgaagattCAATATTACTACATAGAAGATTAAAGAATCTTAAAAGATGGAGAGAAGTTAAACTAGTTACCTGAATATGAGTCTTTATCAATGCCTTTCCGATCAAGGTTGCTAGGAAGAATTTCCAAAATGGGATCCCAAATTGCCCACACATAATACCAGCAAGATCAAAAAGTGGGTTTGGAACCTAAATTGCACCATTAACGACAAACTAATAGGTCAAATTTCAAATAATAATCTTTTATGTAAACATAAAAACATGACATAAGAATGCTAGAATAAAAAAAGTGTTTCCACCAAAATGACCTTTCCATGGCAAAGACTAAGACACGAACAAGCAGCAATTAGAAACTAATGCAGtcaaaatctgaaaaaaaaaatatatagacaaCTTACTGAAGCAAGTATCAAAATTGTTAGGAAGTTAAGATGCTGGGAGTGAGTAAAGAACCaacgtttaattttctttaaaaaagcaGATATCAAGCTGTCTTCTTTCGTTGACACTGCATCCAATTCCTCCAACTCCATTTTGTTTCCAGACAAGCTTGCTGCATTGCATATTTTGTCGAAGAAAATCAAACTAATTAATCTATGATTGAAAAGGAAGATAATTGGTGTACAATTAATGAAACAAATTCAATGCAAGACTGCAATACCAGCTCCTGGAATACAGGAAAAGGATAAATTGTGATGGCAAATGTTTTTGAATGattaatttgaaagataaaactCAGAAAAGCAATGCCGTGATTAGGGAAAAAAGCAGGCACAGATTAGTTCCTTGAAAATTATCCCAAGAAATTATACTCGTATCACAGTATCACATAGTAGGCATAATTAAGATTACTAACTCCTTGATGTTCAATTGTTAAATCGTTTTGGCGAATTTGTGAATAATGAATCATATGGCTCATGTTAAGAAAATAAACAAGAAGAAAAATCCCTTAATAAAGTTTGTAAGAATATTATATTTGACATCTAGTATGATCATATATCATTAGATTATCCTtccaaaacatttttaaaaattttatctatCTTATAaactactatatatatatatatatatatatatatatataagagtcAGGACACTGATTCCTCCATTGAAGCTAGGTCTAGCCATGATGTTTTAATAGTTTGCCAATATAATTTAAGTTAGTTGTGTGTATTTGATAATTTGTATAAAATGTGCATGCAAATTGAAGATCATGCATacttttttgtttgtttgattaGAACTAATTAATGGCTAAGTTCATATTCAAGAATCAATTGATTAGTACTGAATTGGTTTGAATCATGTCAAATCAGACACAAATGATTCACCCATACAGTTCGAACCATTTTGAGTACAAATTGAATTGCATGATTTGAATTGTAAATCATATGATTCCGATAACTATGCTGAGAAGTGAGAGTTCCACACTAGATCCTTTTTTCCCAAAAAATGACTAAAGCTAACATGCTGGAAATTGCATTCACAgcaagcataaagcatatcacaATTGTAATAACAATGGAAACAAGACCAATGTGTTTCAAGAGGTAGAATGACATCAATTATAGGGAAATATTGTTGgtgaaaaaagaaaattatttagaATAAGGCATTCATGAATAAACTAATGAAGATTCCTCCATTAATACTACCAGATTCATTAGAGCATAATCCGAAAAATAGCCTAATAGTTAGATGAAAGACCTTCAAGGACAATACAAAGAAAAACATGCATGTGGGGGAAAGTAGACAAAATGGATAGAAATTTCAATAGAGACCAAGGAAGAGTTAAGTCAAACTGTCACAGGAACCTGGATTGTGATTTATGACAAAGAATCGGAAAAACTTACCTGCTCTTGAGATGAAATAAGGTGGAAGCTCACCAAGGGCAGTACCCAAACCCCAAAGAATCGCCTCCAGCTGAACTTGAGGAAGAATACTGCAGATAGGAATCCTAACTAAACTGCCAGGTAAGGCATGATACACTGGTGGTCCAAACTCAGAACACCCTTTTTCAAGCCATGAAGGTCTTCTTTTTAACTGTATGGTATCATATGAGGCAGTTTTGAGATCCACTCGGCCGCACTTCATGGCCTTGATAGTGAAAAAAGCAATATGGGGACCTAAATACAGCACAAATGTGTGCAAACCAGATCCTATCAAAACACAATGTTGTTCAGAATCTATGAAATGGATGCATCATTCAAACAAGAACTAATGAATCAAATAAGAAATTTAAATTAGTTCAAATAAGATCTACACTAACAAAACAAAAAGAACTAAAAAGTATTTGCATGAGGTGGAGGTTGAAGTAAATTTGGCTCCTTGGAATTCCTAAATCGGCCTAAGGAGCCTAGCAGCGGCAAATTACACAAGTAAAGCTTTCCACAACATGATCTATATGGAAAGGAAGCCAAAAGAAGCTATAGTGAACCGATATGATTATTATGTTTCTTATAAGAAAGTTCTTTGCAGATTTTTTTCAGACCAAGTTACTGAACAGGCTTGAAACTGAGTTTAGAGGAGCCTCAAACTCAATATCTACCTACCAAGCCCAATCGATGATGCCACACCTAGTGCCACCCACCACAGAACATAGTTCGAATAATGAAGCAATTCCACAATATGCTGCAATCAAGGACGTGAACTGAGTTAAACAACAAACATAGTAAAAGatctaattctaaaaaaaaaaacaaattagaaATACTAGCTAGTTAAAATAGAAGAAACAACACAGCAAGTGGTTTAATGATTATAACACCCAAGAGTTACTATCTACTTCAACTACGATGAACTTAGACACTTAGTTTGCTTGTTTCCCACATTACAGGAAATTTGCAATTGTTTTTCACCTTCATTGTGGCTTACGAGTGAGTGAACAATCAATATGATAGTAAGATACCTTCTCATTGGAGCCATAATCATTCATAAGAAAGAAACCCAGAGCAGCAAAAAGAACAGTTAAAGCCATGATCCAACGGCCCTttcttaaaatatatataagtgaTTGCCTAAGATATTGTAgtgtagcaaacacaaacaaataaaaagTCTTGAAAGGTTGAGTGGCCAAAGTCAAGTTCTGCAAATCCCTTTGATGTTTCTTCTTGAGTTCTGCAAAAGGAAATTATGTTTGAAACAGATAGGAAACCAAAATCTAACAAAACACTAATATACTTTTGGGAACAAATAATTAGTCATTAAAACAGGAAAAAGGTAATATTTCAGTCATTTGATTTGGTGGTTGATTACTGTAGAATCTCAAAGCAGTCATTAAAACAGGAAAAAGGTAATATTTCAGTCATTTGATTTGGTAGTTGAATCTCAAAGCATAAGATCCACATACACACCACAAAAAGTTGTACATGTTAGCTGCTAAAATAATTTGAGATTTAATTTCATAAAGTACAAATCATTTTATTAAAAagataatgaaaataaaaacaggTGAAAATAGGCAACAACAAACTAAGCTTTGTGTTCTAGCGTGCAATGTGCATACCTTCAATACCAAACTCCAAAGGTAAAGATGGAGTCGCAAATCCATTATGGTGGTTTTAAGTTAAGCTATTTGTCTCAACCTTAAAAATAAACATGTATATCCACAATATGTCCATATGTGTCTAGGCACAGTCATAGAATCATTCTAAACCGAGCAAAACTTGTCCCAGCACTTGGACTTAATACAAAAAATGAAGTAAGAATGTAGCGTTATAGCAGTGCTCAAGCTAGATGCGTTTATAGCCAGTGCTATATCATAGACGTCAATTCGAATTTGTCAAAATGCTAAAATCTAAGAATCATCTTCCTTAGTCCCAAAATTGATCAATCTCACGAATACAAAAAAATCTTCTtccataatttcaaaatcaatcaATGCCACAAATGCATGAAAATAACTTGTTCTTCCTTAATTTTCAtgagaattttcaaaaatgattgccTTCTTTTAATTTGCAAAGCATctgatgtattttcttatgaaATATCCAAGTTAGCTTATAGTAAATATGATTTGGATATCAAAACAGTCACACAAGGAAAAAAAAGTGATACTTAccagaaaaaaaaagagtaaagtaCGGTGAAAGATTTGTGAAAACGGATACTAGAATAATGCATCATCCCTATCCGTCTTTTCGACTCTCACGTCAGCTCCCTGGACTTCATAATGCCGGGTTCAATGCATAATGTTTACCATGTAAGATCTAACAGAATGATGCTTCCGCGTCCATCAGTATGAAATCCCGACACGCCTAATTTTGATAAATCAAGCCAAACAAACGAAACTGGAATCCCAAAATTTTCCGAATGCTCATCGAACGAAGCAAAgccaaatgaaaactaaaaacaaactaACCAACGTTCCCCGAACAAAGCGAAGCCAAAGCGAACAAATTTATCAGCCTCGCGACAAAACTAACaaaagaacaagaaaaaaaaatctcaccTTTGATCGACGGGTGCAAAGCCTCGGTGAAGCCAGGAGCCACAACCTCCCCGGAGTCCATCTCTCCCAAACCCTAAGGAACAAATCTGGATCGCGAGAACGAAAAGAAAGACGATGCGGGGGAGACCAAGCCTTGCCCGTGGACGGGAATCTAGAGCCGCATGgatcagagagagagagagagatctcaAAGGCAAAGCAAGGAGCAAATGCCTGGCGCATTAATCGCGCACCAGCAGCAATTGACTCGAGGGCAAGGAAGAAGCAACGAAAAAGAAGTTGCTTCCGTTTTACGgaggttaaaaaaataaaata contains:
- the LOC122011899 gene encoding vacuole membrane protein KMS1-like isoform X2; translation: MRQAFAPCFAFEISLSLSDPCGSRFPSTGKAWSPPHRLSFRSRDPDLFLRVWERWTPGRLWLLASPRLCTRRSKHIVELLHYSNYVLWWVALGVASSIGLGSGLHTFVLYLGPHIAFFTIKAMKCGRVDLKTASYDTIQLKRRPSWLEKGCSEFGPPVYHALPGSLVRIPICSILPQVQLEAILWGLGTALGELPPYFISRAASLSGNKMELEELDAVSTKEDSLISAFLKKIKRWFFTHSQHLNFLTILILASVPNPLFDLAGIMCGQFGIPFWKFFLATLIGKALIKTHIQTVFIISLCNNQLLEWLENELIWALGLIPGLSSVLPNIIAKLRTVQGKYLSSPVPESPQPDGTAQQQWNLSFTMIWNTVILLVLANFFVKIVTATAKRYLKEQQELELANQEKMLNSLEQ
- the LOC122011899 gene encoding vacuole membrane protein KMS1-like isoform X1, whose translation is MDSGEVVAPGFTEALHPSIKELKKKHQRDLQNLTLATQPFKTFYLFVFATLQYLRQSLIYILRKGRWIMALTVLFAALGFFLMNDYGSNEKHIVELLHYSNYVLWWVALGVASSIGLGSGLHTFVLYLGPHIAFFTIKAMKCGRVDLKTASYDTIQLKRRPSWLEKGCSEFGPPVYHALPGSLVRIPICSILPQVQLEAILWGLGTALGELPPYFISRAASLSGNKMELEELDAVSTKEDSLISAFLKKIKRWFFTHSQHLNFLTILILASVPNPLFDLAGIMCGQFGIPFWKFFLATLIGKALIKTHIQTVFIISLCNNQLLEWLENELIWALGLIPGLSSVLPNIIAKLRTVQGKYLSSPVPESPQPDGTAQQQWNLSFTMIWNTVILLVLANFFVKIVTATAKRYLKEQQELELANQEKMLNSLEQ